In Streptomyces nodosus, one DNA window encodes the following:
- a CDS encoding LLM class flavin-dependent oxidoreductase, which yields MPPASKPLQKLGFLTIGLFDEADPRRGHESTLELLELGERLGFDSAWVRQRHLQFGISSPLAVLAAASQRTRRIELGTAVIPLGWENPLRLAEDLATVDILSGGRLNPGVSVGPPTHYEHLKEALYPGTADLEDFGHGRVQRLLDLVRGEPASGFRGVEGFEVYSDRVQPHSPGLGGRLWYGAGGLRSARWAGEHGMNLLTSSVVRAEESEDFAEVQLSQIRAFRSRHPDGERARVSQGLVVIPTDGASAGQRARYEEFVARRMPRTAAPQGPARMLFAPDLVGPSERIAEQLSAHAAFREVDEVAFALPFTFAHEDYVQILTDIATVLGPALGWRPPAG from the coding sequence GTGCCGCCGGCCTCGAAACCGCTGCAGAAGCTGGGCTTTCTGACCATCGGCCTGTTCGACGAGGCCGATCCGCGCCGGGGGCACGAGTCGACGCTCGAACTCCTCGAACTGGGCGAGCGGCTCGGATTCGACAGCGCATGGGTGCGTCAGCGTCATCTGCAGTTCGGGATCTCCTCGCCCCTCGCCGTCCTCGCCGCCGCGTCCCAGCGCACCCGGCGGATCGAGCTCGGCACGGCCGTGATCCCTCTCGGCTGGGAGAACCCGCTGCGGCTCGCCGAGGATCTGGCGACCGTGGACATCCTCTCCGGGGGCCGCCTCAACCCGGGGGTCAGTGTCGGCCCGCCGACGCACTACGAGCATCTCAAGGAGGCGCTCTACCCCGGCACCGCCGACCTCGAGGACTTCGGCCATGGCCGGGTGCAGCGGCTGCTGGACCTGGTGCGCGGCGAGCCGGCCAGCGGCTTCCGCGGGGTCGAGGGCTTCGAGGTGTACTCCGACCGGGTCCAGCCCCACTCCCCGGGGCTGGGCGGGCGTCTGTGGTACGGCGCCGGCGGTCTGCGCTCGGCCCGGTGGGCGGGCGAACACGGGATGAACCTGCTGACCAGCAGCGTGGTCCGCGCGGAGGAGTCCGAGGACTTCGCCGAGGTGCAGCTCTCCCAGATCCGGGCGTTCCGGTCCCGGCACCCCGACGGCGAGCGCGCCCGGGTCTCCCAGGGGCTGGTCGTCATCCCGACCGACGGCGCCTCGGCCGGGCAGCGCGCCAGGTACGAGGAGTTCGTGGCACGGCGGATGCCGCGTACCGCGGCGCCCCAGGGGCCGGCGCGGATGCTGTTCGCGCCGGATCTGGTGGGGCCGTCCGAGCGGATCGCCGAACAGCTGTCCGCGCATGCCGCGTTCCGTGAGGTCGACGAGGTGGCGTTCGCGCTGCCGTTCACCTTCGCGCACGAGGACTATGTGCAGATCCTCACGGACATCGCGACCGTGCTGGGGCCCGCCCTCGGCTGGCGGCCGCCGGCCGGCTGA
- a CDS encoding ABC transporter permease subunit, with amino-acid sequence MTTASAIPDSERGEVTQLRVIRSEWIKLRSLRSTLFTLLAAVVAMVGLGCVFSYVTAARWNSLPPEERLAFDPTLVSLRGLYLAQLAVGVLGVLVVSGEYASGMIRSSLAAVPRRLPVLWAKTLVYGAVAWVLMTIASLAAFLGGQAALSGHGLGTSLSAPDVPRAVLGAGLYLTVVGLIGVAFGALVRSTAGGIATVFGLLLVLPALAQALPSSWLAKVNPYLPSTAGQGLIHIHQEPHTLAPWTGFALFCLYTLVALAAAGVALTRRDA; translated from the coding sequence ATGACGACGGCATCGGCGATCCCCGACTCGGAGCGGGGCGAGGTCACCCAGCTGCGGGTGATCCGTTCCGAGTGGATCAAACTGCGGTCCCTGCGCTCCACCCTGTTCACGCTGCTCGCCGCCGTGGTCGCGATGGTCGGGCTGGGCTGTGTGTTCAGCTATGTCACCGCGGCCCGCTGGAACAGTCTGCCACCCGAGGAGAGGCTCGCCTTCGATCCGACGCTGGTCAGTCTGCGCGGCCTGTATCTGGCCCAGTTGGCGGTGGGCGTGCTCGGTGTCCTGGTGGTCAGCGGCGAGTATGCGAGCGGGATGATCCGCTCCTCGCTGGCCGCGGTGCCACGCCGCCTTCCGGTGCTGTGGGCCAAGACCCTGGTGTACGGGGCGGTGGCCTGGGTGCTGATGACGATCGCCTCGCTGGCGGCCTTCCTCGGAGGGCAGGCGGCGCTGTCCGGCCATGGTCTGGGAACGTCGCTGTCCGCGCCCGATGTGCCGCGCGCGGTGCTGGGAGCGGGGCTGTATCTGACCGTGGTGGGGCTGATCGGGGTGGCGTTCGGTGCCCTGGTCCGCAGCACGGCGGGCGGGATCGCCACCGTCTTCGGGCTGCTGCTGGTGCTTCCGGCGCTCGCCCAGGCCCTGCCGTCCTCCTGGCTCGCCAAGGTCAACCCCTATCTGCCGAGCACGGCGGGACAGGGGCTGATCCACATCCATCAGGAGCCCCACACCCTCGCGCCCTGGACCGGGTTCGCACTGTTCTGTCTGTACACGCTGGTGGCACTGGCCGCCGCCGGGGTGGCCCTGACCCGACGCGACGCCTGA
- a CDS encoding ABC transporter ATP-binding protein, with the protein MIEAHQLTKRYGERVAVDRLGFTVRPGVVTGFLGPNGAGKSTTMRMLLGLDAPTSGWGRVNGRSYADHRAPLHEVGAMLEARSVHTGRSAYHHLLALAATTGISRRRVNEVLDLVGLSAVAKKRVGGFSLGMGQRLGIAGALLGDPATVILDEPANGLDPEGILWIRNLLKSLAAEGRTVLVSSHLMSEMALTAEHLIVIGRGRLIADTSVAEFIARAARDVVRVRSDEADRMRGLLTGPDVVVTAQEPGVLQVTGLSSERIGRIAALHGVALAELTPQQASLEEAFMELTRDSLEYQAPEPGLVGAAGRGLAA; encoded by the coding sequence ATGATCGAGGCCCATCAGCTCACCAAACGCTACGGCGAGCGCGTCGCCGTCGACCGTCTCGGCTTCACCGTGCGCCCCGGTGTCGTGACCGGATTCCTCGGTCCGAACGGGGCCGGGAAATCCACCACGATGCGGATGCTCCTCGGCCTGGACGCGCCGACCTCCGGCTGGGGCCGGGTGAACGGCAGAAGCTACGCCGACCACCGGGCGCCGCTGCACGAGGTGGGCGCGATGCTGGAGGCGCGTTCCGTGCACACCGGGCGCAGCGCGTACCACCATCTGCTGGCCCTCGCCGCGACCACCGGGATCTCCAGGCGACGGGTGAACGAGGTGCTCGACCTGGTCGGGCTGAGCGCGGTGGCCAAGAAGCGGGTCGGCGGCTTCTCCCTGGGCATGGGTCAGCGGCTGGGCATCGCGGGCGCCCTGCTGGGGGACCCGGCGACGGTGATCCTCGACGAGCCCGCCAACGGTCTCGACCCGGAAGGGATCCTGTGGATCCGCAATCTGCTCAAGTCCCTGGCCGCCGAGGGCCGGACGGTCCTGGTGTCCTCGCATCTGATGTCGGAGATGGCGCTGACGGCCGAGCATCTGATCGTGATCGGCCGGGGGCGGCTGATCGCGGACACCTCGGTGGCGGAGTTCATCGCGCGGGCCGCCCGGGACGTGGTGCGGGTGCGCAGCGACGAGGCGGACCGGATGCGCGGTCTGCTGACCGGCCCGGACGTGGTGGTCACCGCCCAGGAGCCGGGTGTGCTGCAGGTGACCGGGCTGAGCAGTGAGCGGATCGGGCGGATCGCCGCCCTGCACGGGGTCGCGCTGGCCGAACTGACGCCGCAGCAGGCGTCGTTGGAGGAGGCGTTCATGGAACTGACCCGGGACTCCCTGGAGTACCAGGCACCGGAGCCGGGACTGGTCGGGGCGGCCGGGAGAGGACTGGCGGCATGA
- a CDS encoding cytochrome P450, with protein MTEESTALTGREPPPVRDWLAHELDGTVFDPVLSELMSEGPLTRIRLPHGEGWAWLATRYEDVRTITNDPRFSRAEVVGRQVTRLAPHFKPRPGSLAFADQPDHNRLRRAVAGAFTVSAMKRLRPRAQRILDPLVEELVRQGPPADLIERVLEPFPLRVVSEVMGVPADDREQVHGWTRQIISTSGGAQAAERAKAGMYGWITEAIRARRGSAGEDVLSLLGAAVGRGEISEEEAVGLAGPLQIGGEAVTHNCGQMLFLLLTRPGLFRLLQSSRGTPESWDTALDELLRWIPHRTAVGLARVALQDVELHGLCIRAGDAVHVSYLAANRDPEVFPGPDLIDVGRDPNPHLSFGNGPHHCTGAVLARLQLELLLHTLLDRLPGLRLDVPAERVPWRRQTMIRGPQALPVTWG; from the coding sequence ATGACCGAGGAGAGCACCGCACTCACCGGCCGGGAACCCCCACCGGTACGGGACTGGCTCGCGCACGAGCTGGACGGAACGGTCTTCGACCCGGTTCTCTCGGAGCTGATGTCCGAGGGTCCGCTGACCCGCATCCGTCTTCCGCACGGCGAGGGCTGGGCCTGGCTGGCGACCCGCTACGAGGACGTCAGAACGATCACGAACGATCCCCGGTTCAGCCGGGCGGAGGTGGTCGGACGTCAGGTGACCCGGCTCGCCCCGCACTTCAAGCCGAGGCCCGGGTCGCTCGCCTTCGCCGACCAGCCGGACCACAACCGGCTGCGCCGCGCGGTGGCGGGCGCGTTCACCGTGAGCGCGATGAAACGGCTGCGGCCCCGTGCCCAGCGGATCCTCGACCCCCTGGTGGAGGAACTGGTCCGGCAGGGCCCGCCCGCCGATCTGATCGAGCGGGTCCTCGAACCGTTTCCGCTCCGGGTGGTCAGCGAGGTCATGGGGGTGCCCGCGGACGACCGGGAACAGGTGCACGGCTGGACGCGGCAGATCATCTCCACCTCCGGCGGCGCCCAGGCCGCCGAGCGCGCCAAGGCGGGGATGTACGGATGGATCACGGAGGCGATCCGGGCGCGCCGCGGCAGCGCCGGCGAGGATGTGCTGTCCCTGCTGGGGGCCGCGGTGGGACGGGGCGAGATCAGCGAGGAGGAGGCGGTCGGGCTCGCGGGCCCGCTGCAGATCGGCGGGGAGGCCGTCACCCACAACTGCGGCCAGATGCTGTTTCTGCTGCTCACCCGCCCCGGTCTGTTCCGGCTCCTCCAGTCGTCGCGCGGTACGCCCGAGTCCTGGGACACCGCGCTGGACGAGCTGCTGCGCTGGATCCCGCACCGCACCGCGGTCGGTCTGGCGCGTGTCGCACTCCAGGACGTCGAACTGCACGGACTGTGCATCCGGGCCGGCGACGCCGTCCATGTCTCGTATCTGGCCGCCAACCGCGATCCGGAGGTCTTCCCCGGACCCGATCTCATCGATGTGGGCCGTGACCCCAACCCGCATCTCTCGTTCGGCAACGGCCCCCACCACTGCACCGGCGCGGTGCTCGCCCGGCTGCAGCTCGAACTCCTGCTGCACACCCTGCTCGACCGTCTGCCGGGACTGCGGCTCGACGTCCCCGCCGAGCGCGTGCCCTGGCGCCGCCAGACCATGATCCGCGGCCCGCAGGCGCTGCCCGTCACCTGGGGGTGA
- a CDS encoding RICIN domain-containing protein encodes MALATAASTLTLASGPTAAAAAAALPAGWAGVVNSGSGRCLDARAAGTADGTAVQQYTCNATTAQQWSFTATGGGYVRINNHNDAAKVVDVTDVSSADGAPLQLWTYGGGDNQQWLPVDEGGGAYHFVNRHSGKCLDVPGAATADSVQLTQYTCNGTPAQRFQVTPVTSTPPDGVDLGPDVVVFDPSMASSTIQSRLDSIFRQQETNQFGSQRYAVLFKPGVYSNDVNVGFYTQVLGLGLSPDAVTINGAVHAEADWFQGNATQNFWRGAENLSVSPKGGTDRWAVSQAAAYRRVHLRGNLALDDGGWSSGGYLADSKIDGQVRSGSQQQWLTRNSQLGSWTGSNWNMVFVGSQGVPATSFPNPPYTTVDRSPVTREKPFLYVDEAGAYKVFVPSVRSNSTGTSWASGSPAGTSLPLDRFQVVKPGSTAAEMNAALAAGKNLLVTPGVYHLDQTLKVTRPDTVVLGLGLATLVPDNGVTAMTVADVDGVSVAGLLFDAGTTNSRTLMEVGPSGASASHAGNPTSLHDVYFRIGGAGAGRATTSLVVNSRDVIGDHMWIWRADHGSGVGWTTNTADTGLVVNGADVTMYGLFVEHFQKHQTIWNANGGRTYFYQNEMPYDPPNQAAWTNGSTQGYAAYKVADSVTTHQAYGLGSYCYFNVNPAVTAEHAFEVPAAPGVQFHDMVTVSLGGTGTIRHVINDRGGPSNSATNVANLVAYP; translated from the coding sequence CTGGCGCTGGCCACCGCCGCCTCGACGCTCACCCTCGCCTCCGGACCCACCGCCGCCGCGGCCGCCGCGGCGCTGCCCGCCGGCTGGGCCGGCGTCGTCAACAGCGGCAGCGGCAGGTGCCTGGACGCCCGCGCGGCCGGCACCGCCGACGGCACCGCGGTCCAGCAGTACACCTGCAACGCCACCACGGCCCAGCAGTGGAGTTTCACCGCCACCGGCGGCGGATACGTGCGCATCAACAACCACAACGACGCCGCCAAGGTCGTCGACGTGACCGATGTGTCCTCCGCCGACGGGGCGCCGCTCCAGCTGTGGACCTACGGCGGCGGTGACAACCAGCAGTGGCTGCCGGTCGACGAGGGCGGCGGCGCCTACCACTTCGTCAACCGCCACAGCGGCAAGTGCCTCGACGTCCCCGGGGCCGCGACCGCGGACAGTGTGCAGCTCACCCAGTACACCTGCAACGGAACCCCCGCCCAGCGCTTCCAGGTGACCCCCGTGACCAGCACCCCGCCCGACGGAGTGGACCTCGGCCCCGATGTGGTCGTGTTCGACCCCTCCATGGCATCCTCGACGATCCAGAGCAGGCTGGACTCGATCTTCCGCCAGCAGGAGACCAACCAGTTCGGCTCCCAGCGCTACGCCGTGCTGTTCAAGCCGGGCGTCTACAGCAACGACGTCAATGTCGGCTTCTACACCCAGGTGCTCGGGCTCGGTCTGTCCCCGGACGCCGTGACGATCAACGGCGCGGTGCACGCGGAGGCCGACTGGTTCCAGGGCAACGCCACACAGAACTTCTGGCGCGGCGCCGAGAACCTCTCGGTCAGCCCGAAGGGCGGCACGGACCGCTGGGCGGTGTCCCAGGCCGCCGCGTACCGCCGGGTGCATCTGCGCGGCAACCTCGCCCTGGACGACGGCGGCTGGTCCAGCGGCGGCTATCTGGCCGACAGCAAGATCGACGGACAGGTGCGGTCCGGCAGCCAGCAGCAGTGGCTGACCCGTAACTCACAGCTCGGCAGCTGGACCGGCTCCAACTGGAACATGGTCTTCGTCGGCAGCCAGGGAGTGCCGGCGACCAGCTTCCCCAACCCTCCGTACACCACGGTCGACCGCAGCCCGGTCACCCGGGAGAAGCCCTTCCTCTACGTCGACGAGGCGGGCGCCTACAAGGTGTTCGTGCCGTCCGTGCGCAGCAACTCCACGGGGACCAGCTGGGCGTCCGGCAGCCCGGCGGGCACCTCGCTGCCCCTCGACCGCTTCCAGGTCGTCAAGCCCGGGTCGACGGCCGCCGAGATGAACGCCGCCCTGGCCGCGGGCAAGAACCTCCTGGTGACTCCCGGCGTCTACCACCTGGACCAGACCCTGAAGGTGACCCGCCCCGACACCGTGGTGCTCGGACTGGGCCTGGCCACCCTGGTCCCCGACAACGGCGTCACCGCGATGACCGTCGCGGACGTGGACGGCGTCAGCGTCGCGGGTCTGCTGTTCGACGCGGGCACCACCAACTCCCGCACCCTGATGGAGGTCGGACCCTCCGGAGCGTCGGCGTCCCACGCCGGGAACCCGACATCCCTGCACGACGTCTACTTCCGCATCGGCGGCGCCGGGGCCGGCCGGGCGACCACGAGCCTGGTGGTCAACAGCCGTGACGTCATCGGCGACCATATGTGGATCTGGCGTGCCGACCACGGCAGCGGGGTCGGCTGGACGACCAACACCGCGGACACCGGCCTTGTCGTCAACGGCGCCGACGTCACCATGTACGGCCTGTTCGTGGAGCACTTCCAGAAGCATCAGACCATCTGGAACGCCAACGGCGGGCGCACCTACTTCTATCAGAACGAGATGCCGTACGACCCGCCCAACCAGGCGGCGTGGACGAACGGTTCCACCCAGGGCTACGCGGCCTACAAGGTCGCCGACTCGGTGACCACGCACCAGGCGTACGGGCTCGGCAGCTACTGCTACTTCAACGTCAACCCCGCTGTGACCGCCGAGCACGCCTTCGAGGTGCCGGCCGCCCCGGGCGTCCAGTTCCACGACATGGTGACGGTGTCCCTCGGCGGCACCGGAACGATCCGGCATGTCATCAACGACCGCGGCGGACCGTCGAACTCGGCCACGAACGTGGCGAACCTGGTGGCCTACCCCTGA
- a CDS encoding FAD-dependent oxidoreductase, whose translation MPRPLRVAIVGAGPAGIYAADALLKSAVATEPGVSIDLFERMPAPFGLIRYGVAPDHPRIKGIVTALHQVLDKPQIRLFGNVDYPTDISLDDLRAFYDAVIFATGATADRALDIPGIGLDGSYGAADFVSWYDGHPDVPRTWPLTAKKVAVLGVGNVALDVARVLAKTADELLPTEIPPNVYDGLKDNQALEVHVFGRRGPAQAKFSPMELRELDHSPSIEVVVDPEDIDYDEGSIATRRGNKQADMVAKTLENWAIRDVGDRPHKVFLHFFESPVEILGEDGEVVGLRTERTALDGTGGVQGTGAFRDWDVTAVYRAVGYLSDSLPKLPWDLASGTVPDAGGRVVEESGGHLQSTYVTGWIRRGPVGLIGHTKGDANETVAHLLDDRANGRLHTPVSPAPEAVDAFLAERNVRFTTWEGWHRLDAAEKALGAEQGRERVKIVEREEMLGASGA comes from the coding sequence ATGCCCCGCCCCCTGCGGGTAGCCATCGTCGGAGCCGGTCCCGCCGGAATCTACGCCGCCGACGCCCTGCTGAAGTCCGCGGTGGCCACCGAACCCGGTGTGTCCATCGACCTCTTCGAGCGGATGCCGGCCCCGTTCGGCCTCATCCGCTACGGCGTCGCTCCGGACCACCCGCGCATCAAGGGCATCGTCACGGCCCTGCACCAGGTGCTCGACAAACCGCAGATCCGTCTCTTCGGCAATGTCGACTACCCGACCGACATCAGCCTGGACGACCTGCGCGCGTTCTATGACGCCGTGATCTTCGCCACGGGCGCGACCGCCGACCGGGCCCTGGACATACCGGGCATCGGCCTGGACGGCTCCTACGGCGCGGCGGACTTCGTCTCCTGGTACGACGGACACCCCGACGTGCCCCGTACCTGGCCGCTGACGGCGAAGAAGGTCGCCGTCCTCGGCGTCGGCAATGTCGCGCTCGATGTGGCCCGCGTCCTGGCCAAGACGGCGGACGAGCTGCTGCCCACCGAGATCCCGCCGAATGTGTACGACGGCCTGAAGGACAACCAGGCCCTGGAGGTCCATGTCTTCGGCCGCCGCGGCCCGGCACAGGCGAAGTTCAGCCCGATGGAGCTGAGGGAGCTGGACCACTCCCCCAGCATCGAGGTCGTCGTCGATCCCGAGGACATCGACTACGACGAGGGCTCGATCGCCACGCGACGCGGCAACAAGCAGGCCGACATGGTCGCCAAGACGCTGGAGAACTGGGCCATCCGGGACGTCGGCGACCGGCCCCACAAGGTGTTCCTGCACTTCTTCGAGTCGCCCGTGGAGATCCTCGGCGAGGACGGCGAGGTCGTCGGGCTGCGCACCGAGCGCACGGCCCTGGACGGCACCGGCGGGGTCCAGGGCACCGGGGCGTTCCGCGACTGGGACGTCACCGCGGTCTACCGCGCCGTGGGCTATCTGTCCGACTCCCTGCCGAAGCTGCCCTGGGACCTCGCGTCCGGGACGGTGCCCGACGCGGGCGGACGGGTCGTCGAGGAGAGCGGCGGGCATCTGCAGTCGACGTATGTGACCGGCTGGATCCGGCGCGGTCCCGTGGGTCTGATCGGCCACACCAAGGGCGACGCCAACGAGACGGTGGCCCATCTGCTGGACGACCGTGCGAACGGGCGCCTCCACACGCCGGTCTCCCCCGCGCCCGAGGCCGTGGACGCCTTCCTGGCCGAGCGGAACGTCCGCTTCACCACCTGGGAGGGCTGGCACCGCCTCGACGCCGCGGAGAAGGCGCTCGGCGCGGAGCAGGGCCGGGAACGCGTGAAGATCGTCGAGCGTGAGGAGATGCTCGGGGCGAGCGGCGCGTAG
- a CDS encoding C40 family peptidase, whose protein sequence is MAPERTSRPGGPGLPGPRDRDPMANAGRPPGDDAPSQAEVRQRVHDLYNRAETDSGTFNATRAASARERVAPASGREGADPALDGVTRQWFDAARANLGPILPATLPADRLPGGPSGAARPGDPARRPGDEPGALPRGTADRARPELTAGPSGGTPALERGTGPAAALPAVPNGGSGVRDPEPARPASAAQRGPSALRDAKKQGRQKLTAARAMLAAHAARQGTVSSAPEFGTAGAPASAVDRTPGLPGEPDRWRQPTALDPDIPVSALTSAAAVTAEAAPGAPGGFLDTGTFGGVGRFDPAVDTGVLGTASGDTGAFARPDVFGATGTGIGTSVDASVGASVGSSSSSSDGVFAGAAGAGTAPASGYDSKAAQALAFARAQIGLPCLWGAAGPGSYDASGLVQAAWRAAGVVLPRSAQDQAATGTAVSPTDLRPGDLIFFHDPVDHVGLYTGDTQMIHAPGPGASIREESILFAGNTAIHSAARPA, encoded by the coding sequence ATGGCGCCGGAGCGAACCTCGCGCCCCGGAGGCCCCGGCCTCCCCGGACCGCGCGACCGGGACCCCATGGCGAACGCCGGCCGTCCGCCGGGGGACGACGCGCCGAGCCAGGCCGAGGTACGGCAGCGGGTCCACGACCTCTACAACCGGGCCGAGACCGACAGCGGCACCTTCAACGCCACCCGCGCGGCGAGCGCCCGGGAGCGCGTCGCCCCCGCGTCCGGCCGGGAGGGCGCCGATCCCGCGCTGGACGGTGTGACCAGACAGTGGTTCGACGCGGCACGCGCGAACCTGGGCCCGATCCTTCCCGCGACGCTGCCCGCCGACCGCCTGCCGGGCGGGCCGTCCGGGGCGGCACGGCCCGGGGATCCGGCGAGGCGGCCGGGGGACGAGCCCGGCGCGCTTCCCCGGGGAACGGCCGACCGCGCCCGCCCGGAGCTGACCGCCGGGCCGTCCGGTGGGACACCGGCCCTGGAGCGGGGCACCGGACCCGCCGCCGCCCTGCCCGCCGTGCCGAACGGCGGGTCCGGGGTCCGTGACCCCGAGCCCGCCCGGCCCGCGTCCGCCGCCCAGCGGGGACCGTCCGCGTTGCGGGACGCCAAGAAGCAGGGCCGGCAGAAGCTGACCGCCGCCCGCGCGATGCTGGCCGCGCACGCGGCACGGCAGGGGACCGTGTCCTCAGCGCCCGAGTTCGGGACCGCCGGGGCCCCCGCGTCCGCTGTGGACCGGACACCCGGCCTGCCGGGCGAGCCGGATCGGTGGCGGCAGCCGACCGCCCTCGACCCGGACATCCCGGTCTCCGCGCTCACCTCCGCCGCTGCGGTCACCGCGGAGGCGGCGCCCGGCGCTCCCGGCGGTTTCCTCGACACCGGGACCTTCGGTGGCGTCGGCCGGTTCGACCCGGCGGTGGACACCGGCGTCCTCGGCACCGCGTCCGGGGACACGGGCGCCTTCGCCCGCCCCGACGTGTTCGGCGCCACCGGGACCGGCATCGGCACCTCCGTCGATGCCTCCGTCGGTGCCTCGGTCGGTTCTTCCAGCAGTTCCTCCGACGGCGTCTTCGCCGGTGCCGCCGGCGCCGGCACGGCACCGGCCTCGGGATATGACAGCAAGGCGGCGCAGGCGCTGGCCTTCGCCCGTGCGCAGATCGGTCTGCCCTGCCTCTGGGGTGCCGCGGGGCCGGGCTCGTACGACGCCTCGGGCCTGGTCCAGGCCGCCTGGAGGGCCGCCGGGGTCGTCCTCCCCCGGAGTGCGCAGGACCAGGCGGCCACCGGAACGGCGGTGTCCCCGACCGACCTCCGGCCCGGGGATCTGATCTTCTTCCACGACCCCGTCGACCATGTGGGCCTCTACACGGGCGACACCCAGATGATCCACGCGCCCGGCCCCGGGGCGTCCATCCGTGAGGAGTCGATCCTCTTCGCCGGGAATACCGCGATCCACAGCGCGGCACGCCCCGCATGA